The proteins below come from a single Gordonia pseudamarae genomic window:
- a CDS encoding branched-chain amino acid aminotransferase codes for MTLQFSRTEHPHPVSEGRRSEILAAPGFGQFFTDNMVMVDYDVDRGWHNAQVKPYGPIALDPSAMVLHYGQEIFEGLKAYRQPDGSIAAFRPEANGARLQRSAERLAMPALPIDDFIGSLKALLDADNAWVPEAGGEESLYLRPFMFASQAGLGVNAPSGSYLYSVIASPAGAYFAGGIKPVSVWLCTEYVRAAPGGTGFAKCGGNYAAAFLAQQQATAQGCDQVIWLDAIERRYIEEMGGMNLFFVFGSGSDARLVTPELSGSLLPGITRDSLLTLAADAGFGVEERKISTEELRKGAASGDITEVFACGTAAVITPVGRVRGVGEDYTIADGQPGEVTMALRDTLTGIQRGTFADTHGWMTRLH; via the coding sequence ATGACCTTGCAGTTCAGCCGTACCGAACATCCGCACCCCGTCTCGGAGGGGCGGCGCTCGGAAATTCTCGCCGCACCGGGATTCGGGCAGTTCTTCACCGACAACATGGTGATGGTCGACTACGACGTCGACCGGGGATGGCACAACGCGCAGGTAAAGCCGTACGGCCCGATCGCCCTCGATCCGTCGGCGATGGTCCTGCACTACGGCCAGGAGATCTTCGAGGGTCTCAAGGCCTACCGCCAGCCGGACGGTTCGATCGCCGCCTTCCGCCCCGAGGCCAACGGCGCGCGTCTGCAGCGTTCGGCCGAGCGCCTGGCCATGCCGGCGCTGCCCATCGACGACTTCATCGGCTCGCTCAAGGCGCTGCTCGACGCCGACAACGCGTGGGTGCCCGAGGCCGGTGGCGAGGAGTCGCTGTACCTGCGCCCGTTCATGTTCGCCTCGCAGGCCGGTCTCGGCGTCAACGCGCCGTCCGGGTCGTACCTGTACTCGGTGATCGCCTCCCCGGCCGGTGCCTACTTCGCCGGCGGCATCAAGCCGGTGAGCGTGTGGCTGTGCACCGAATATGTGCGCGCGGCCCCGGGTGGTACCGGTTTCGCCAAGTGCGGCGGCAACTACGCCGCCGCGTTCCTCGCCCAGCAGCAGGCCACCGCGCAGGGCTGCGATCAGGTGATCTGGCTCGACGCCATCGAGCGCCGCTACATCGAGGAGATGGGCGGCATGAACCTGTTCTTCGTGTTCGGGTCGGGTTCGGACGCACGCCTGGTCACCCCGGAGCTGAGCGGTTCGCTGCTGCCCGGGATCACCCGTGACTCACTGCTCACCCTGGCCGCCGACGCCGGATTCGGTGTCGAGGAGCGCAAGATCAGCACCGAGGAACTCCGCAAGGGGGCGGCCTCGGGCGACATCACCGAGGTGTTCGCCTGTGGCACCGCCGCGGTCATCACGCCCGTCGGCCGGGTTCGCGGGGTCGGTGAGGATTACACCATCGCCGACGGACAGCCGGGTGAGGTCACCATGGCGCTGCGCGACACCCTCACCGGCATCCAGCGCGGCACCTTCGCCGACACCCACGGCTGGATGACCCGCCTGCACTGA
- the gcvT gene encoding glycine cleavage system aminomethyltransferase GcvT, protein MSELLDGPIADRHIALGASFAEFGGWNMPVSYAGTVAEHTAVREAAGVFDVSHLGKALVAGPGAADFVNSTLTNDLGKIAPGKAQYTLCCTESGGVVDDLIAYLVGPDEVFLVPNAANTATVVEALRAVAPGSITITDQHREYAVFAVQGPRAPEVLENLGLPADMEYMAFADAELSLPAGAVPVRVCRTGYTGERGFEILPRWSDAGPVFDALAEQVGAVGGQPAGLGARDTLRTEMGYALHGHELSTAITPVQTRVGWAVGWDKPAFFGRDALLAEKAAGPSRRLYGLRATGRGIPREGCSVTAADGTPIGTCTSGTFSPTLKHGIALALLDTASGVRTGDEVAIDVRGRALACEVVIPPFVTSHV, encoded by the coding sequence ATGAGTGAACTTCTGGACGGGCCGATCGCCGACCGGCACATCGCGCTGGGTGCGAGTTTCGCCGAGTTCGGCGGCTGGAACATGCCGGTGTCGTACGCGGGCACCGTCGCCGAGCACACCGCCGTCCGTGAGGCGGCGGGTGTCTTCGACGTCAGTCACCTCGGCAAGGCTCTGGTCGCCGGTCCGGGGGCCGCTGACTTCGTGAACTCGACGCTGACCAACGACCTGGGCAAGATCGCCCCGGGCAAGGCCCAATACACGTTGTGCTGCACTGAGTCCGGGGGTGTCGTCGACGACCTGATCGCCTACCTGGTCGGCCCGGACGAGGTGTTCCTGGTGCCGAACGCGGCCAACACGGCGACCGTCGTCGAGGCACTGCGCGCCGTCGCACCCGGGTCGATCACGATCACCGACCAGCATCGCGAGTACGCGGTGTTCGCGGTGCAGGGCCCCCGTGCGCCCGAGGTCCTGGAAAATCTCGGACTGCCCGCGGACATGGAGTACATGGCGTTCGCCGACGCCGAACTGTCCCTGCCCGCCGGCGCGGTACCGGTACGCGTGTGCCGGACCGGCTATACCGGCGAACGTGGCTTCGAGATCCTGCCGCGCTGGTCCGACGCCGGCCCGGTCTTCGACGCGCTTGCCGAGCAGGTCGGCGCAGTCGGCGGACAACCCGCCGGACTCGGCGCCCGCGACACCCTGCGCACCGAGATGGGCTACGCGCTGCACGGGCACGAACTGTCCACCGCGATCACCCCCGTACAGACGCGGGTGGGCTGGGCCGTCGGCTGGGACAAGCCCGCCTTCTTCGGCCGCGACGCCCTGCTCGCCGAGAAGGCCGCGGGTCCCTCGCGGCGCCTGTACGGGCTGCGCGCCACCGGACGCGGCATCCCGCGCGAGGGTTGCTCGGTGACCGCGGCCGACGGAACGCCGATCGGCACCTGTACCTCGGGTACGTTTTCGCCGACCCTCAAACACGGCATCGCGCTGGCGCTGCTCGACACCGCGTCGGGCGTGCGCACGGGCGACGAGGTGGCGATCGACGTCCGGGGACGTGCGCTGGCCTGCGAAGTGGTGATCCCGCCGTTCGTCACATCACACGTCTGA
- a CDS encoding leucyl aminopeptidase, whose amino-acid sequence MSKNDSFDRVRGPELHLSATIDADDTVLVLGLIGPESTDGDGDGDTGEPTLVTVDGILDDAAAEQISASLAALGATGKHGEVHRFPAPASVPVELIVTVGLGAATDLDDADKVRQAAGIVARSLDGRDSVATTLSDANLAAAAEGFFLGAYRFEEFRSDKSRSKKAPLSSVTLLVEERSKEARAELAHAAAVADCVALARDFVNTPPSHLYPQEFADRARILAGGAGLKVEILDDTELEKNGYGGIVGVGKGSSRLPRLVRLTHNAGKDAKTVALVGKGITFDTGGISLKPPAGMENMTSDMGGAAAVIASTILAARLKLDVNVIATVPMAENMPSHTAQRPGDVLTQYGGTTVEIINTDAEGRLILADAIVRAGEDNPDYLIDTATLTGAQMVALGTRTPGVMGTDEFRDRVARLSTEIGENAWPMPLPGELRAELNSRVADLVNAGSQRWGGMLLAGVFLKEFVPADVQWAHIDIAGPAFNTGGPWGYNPKGGTGVPVRTILAVLEDVAANG is encoded by the coding sequence GTGAGCAAGAACGACTCCTTCGACCGCGTCCGCGGCCCCGAACTGCACCTGTCCGCCACCATCGACGCCGACGACACGGTCCTCGTTCTCGGCCTGATCGGCCCCGAATCCACCGACGGCGACGGTGACGGCGATACGGGCGAACCCACCCTCGTCACCGTCGACGGAATCCTCGACGACGCCGCCGCCGAACAGATCTCGGCATCGCTGGCGGCACTCGGCGCGACCGGCAAACACGGTGAGGTGCACCGCTTCCCCGCCCCGGCCTCGGTTCCGGTCGAGCTGATCGTCACCGTCGGCCTGGGCGCGGCAACCGATCTCGACGACGCCGACAAGGTACGACAGGCCGCGGGCATCGTCGCGCGCTCCCTCGACGGCCGGGACTCGGTGGCCACCACACTCTCGGATGCGAACCTGGCCGCGGCCGCTGAAGGATTCTTCCTCGGCGCCTACCGGTTCGAGGAGTTCCGCTCCGACAAGTCGCGGTCGAAGAAGGCGCCGCTGTCGTCGGTCACCCTGCTCGTGGAGGAGCGGAGCAAGGAGGCCAGGGCCGAACTCGCCCACGCCGCCGCCGTCGCCGACTGCGTGGCGCTGGCGCGTGATTTCGTCAACACCCCGCCGAGCCATCTCTACCCGCAGGAGTTCGCCGACCGGGCCCGCATCCTGGCCGGCGGTGCCGGACTGAAGGTCGAGATCCTCGACGACACCGAGCTGGAGAAGAACGGCTACGGCGGCATCGTCGGCGTCGGCAAGGGGTCCTCCCGCCTGCCCCGGCTGGTCCGGCTGACCCACAACGCCGGCAAGGACGCCAAGACGGTCGCGCTGGTGGGCAAGGGCATCACCTTCGACACCGGCGGCATCTCGCTCAAGCCGCCCGCCGGCATGGAGAACATGACCTCCGACATGGGTGGCGCCGCCGCCGTGATCGCCTCGACGATCCTGGCCGCCAGACTCAAGCTGGACGTGAACGTCATCGCCACCGTGCCGATGGCCGAGAACATGCCCTCGCACACCGCGCAGCGGCCGGGTGACGTGCTCACGCAGTACGGCGGCACCACCGTCGAAATCATCAACACCGACGCCGAGGGCAGGCTGATCCTGGCCGACGCGATCGTCCGGGCGGGTGAGGACAACCCCGACTACCTCATCGACACCGCCACACTCACCGGTGCGCAGATGGTGGCCCTGGGCACCCGCACCCCCGGCGTGATGGGCACCGACGAGTTCCGCGACCGGGTGGCACGCCTGTCCACCGAGATCGGCGAGAACGCCTGGCCGATGCCGCTGCCGGGAGAGTTGCGCGCCGAGCTCAATTCGCGGGTTGCCGATCTGGTGAACGCCGGCTCCCAGCGCTGGGGCGGGATGCTGCTGGCGGGTGTGTTCCTCAAGGAGTTCGTGCCCGCCGACGTGCAGTGGGCACACATCGACATCGCCGGTCCCGCGTTCAACACCGGCGGTCCGTGGGGCTACAACCCCAAGGGCGGTACGGGCGTACCGGTCCGCACGATCCTGGCCGTTCTCGAGGACGTCGCCGCCAACGGCTGA
- the sucB gene encoding 2-oxoglutarate dehydrogenase, E2 component, dihydrolipoamide succinyltransferase — MAFSVQMPALGESVTEGTVTRWLKEEGDTVEADEPLLEVSTDKVDTEIPAPASGVLIKIVAQEDDVVEIGGELALIGDPSESAGDAPAPAAPAAEEPAAPEPEPAAEPAAAPAAPASDAEGTEGTEGTEVVMPALGESVTEGTVTTWLKAVGDEVSADEPLLEVSTDKVDTEIPAPVSGTLLAIFAEEDDVVEVGGKLAIIGAAGAVPAAAPAAPAPEPEPEPVATAPEPAPAPAPAPTVSAPAESATVVKADPPTIESTPYVTPLVRKLAAENNIDLNSLKGTGVGGRIRKQDVLAAAEAAKAPAPAPAAPAAAPAAGTPTESAAAPEVKPELAALRGTTQKVNRIRQITAKKTRESLQESAQLTQVFEVDMSKIVALRKAAKESFKASEGVNLTFLPFIAKAIVEALKAHPNVNASIDEAAKEITYYGNVHLGIAVDTEQGLLSPVIHNADDLSIAGLARAIADIAARARSGGLKPDELAGGTFTITNIGSQGALFDTPILVPPQAAMLGTGAIVKRPVVVTEPDGSDVIAIRSMSYLPLTYDHRLIDGADAGRFLTTVKKRLESGSFAADLGL; from the coding sequence ATGGCCTTCTCCGTCCAGATGCCCGCCCTGGGTGAAAGTGTCACCGAAGGAACAGTGACCAGGTGGCTCAAGGAGGAGGGAGACACGGTCGAGGCCGACGAGCCATTGCTCGAAGTATCGACCGACAAGGTTGACACCGAGATCCCGGCTCCCGCGTCCGGTGTGCTGATCAAGATCGTCGCACAGGAGGACGATGTGGTGGAGATCGGCGGTGAGCTGGCGCTGATCGGCGATCCGTCCGAGTCCGCCGGCGACGCACCCGCTCCCGCCGCGCCCGCCGCCGAGGAACCCGCCGCACCCGAACCCGAACCGGCAGCCGAACCCGCAGCCGCGCCCGCCGCACCGGCCTCGGACGCCGAGGGCACCGAGGGCACCGAGGGCACCGAGGTCGTCATGCCGGCGCTCGGCGAATCGGTCACCGAGGGCACCGTCACCACCTGGCTCAAGGCCGTCGGCGACGAGGTGTCCGCGGACGAGCCGCTGCTTGAGGTCTCCACCGACAAAGTCGACACCGAGATCCCCGCGCCCGTCTCAGGCACCCTGCTGGCGATCTTCGCCGAGGAGGACGACGTAGTCGAGGTCGGCGGCAAGCTGGCGATCATCGGTGCGGCCGGTGCCGTCCCGGCCGCCGCACCCGCGGCCCCGGCCCCCGAGCCCGAACCCGAGCCAGTGGCAACCGCACCCGAGCCGGCACCGGCACCGGCACCGGCACCCACTGTGTCGGCACCGGCCGAGTCGGCGACCGTCGTCAAGGCCGACCCGCCGACGATCGAGTCGACACCGTATGTGACCCCGCTGGTGCGCAAGCTGGCCGCGGAGAACAACATCGACCTGAACTCGCTCAAGGGCACCGGTGTGGGTGGTCGCATCCGCAAGCAGGACGTGCTGGCGGCGGCCGAGGCCGCCAAGGCCCCGGCTCCGGCCCCGGCCGCACCCGCCGCCGCACCCGCGGCGGGCACACCGACCGAGTCGGCCGCGGCCCCCGAGGTCAAGCCCGAACTCGCAGCGCTGCGCGGAACGACCCAGAAGGTCAACCGGATCCGCCAGATCACCGCCAAGAAGACCCGCGAATCGCTGCAGGAGAGCGCGCAGCTGACGCAGGTTTTCGAGGTCGACATGAGCAAGATCGTCGCCCTGCGCAAGGCCGCCAAGGAGTCCTTCAAGGCGTCCGAAGGTGTCAACCTGACGTTCCTGCCGTTCATCGCCAAGGCGATTGTGGAGGCGCTCAAGGCGCATCCGAATGTGAACGCGTCCATCGACGAGGCCGCCAAGGAGATCACCTACTACGGCAACGTGCACCTCGGTATCGCCGTTGACACCGAGCAGGGTCTGCTGTCCCCGGTCATCCACAACGCCGACGATCTGTCGATCGCCGGCCTGGCCCGGGCGATCGCCGACATCGCCGCCCGCGCCCGTTCGGGCGGGCTCAAGCCCGACGAACTGGCCGGTGGCACGTTCACCATCACCAACATCGGCAGCCAGGGCGCGCTGTTCGACACCCCGATCCTGGTTCCGCCGCAGGCGGCCATGCTCGGCACCGGCGCGATCGTCAAACGCCCGGTGGTCGTCACCGAACCCGACGGTTCCGATGTGATCGCCATCCGCTCAATGTCGTACCTGCCGCTGACCTACGATCACCGGCTGATCGACGGCGCCGACGCCGGACGTTTCCTGACCACTGTCAAGAAGCGACTCGAGAGCGGGTCGTTCGCCGCGGATCTGGGTCTGTAG
- a CDS encoding TIGR01777 family oxidoreductase produces MRIAVAGSAGLIGSALVDTLRGSGHTVTRLVRRQAREADEHHWDPETFGVDPQALTGVEAVIGLGGVGIGDHRWSGRFKQEIRDSRITPTEVLAEAVATAGVPRFINASATGYYGDTGSRAAVETDQAGTGFLAEVVRDWEDAATSATGSAGVTLLRTAPVLSARGGLLGRLKPLFRMGLGATVGGGDQYFSWITLPDEIAAIVTILENNITGPVNLCAPNPVRFTVFAKALGSALHRPARLAVPGFVVRGLGGEMAEEMILYSQRVVPQVLTNSGFTFAHPDIDAALEYAGA; encoded by the coding sequence ATGAGGATTGCCGTCGCAGGGTCGGCGGGGCTGATCGGTTCAGCTCTCGTCGACACCCTGCGCGGCTCCGGCCACACCGTGACCCGCCTGGTACGCAGGCAGGCGCGGGAGGCCGACGAACACCACTGGGATCCGGAGACGTTCGGGGTCGACCCGCAAGCCCTGACCGGGGTCGAGGCCGTGATCGGGCTCGGTGGCGTCGGGATCGGCGATCACCGCTGGTCGGGCCGCTTCAAGCAGGAGATCCGCGACTCCCGGATCACCCCCACCGAGGTGCTGGCCGAGGCAGTCGCCACGGCCGGGGTACCGAGGTTCATCAACGCCAGCGCCACCGGATACTACGGCGACACCGGATCGCGTGCCGCGGTCGAAACAGACCAGGCCGGAACGGGTTTCCTGGCCGAGGTGGTGCGGGACTGGGAGGACGCGGCCACCTCGGCCACCGGTTCGGCCGGCGTCACCCTGCTGCGCACCGCCCCGGTGCTCTCGGCGCGCGGCGGGCTCCTCGGCAGGCTCAAGCCGCTGTTCCGGATGGGTCTGGGTGCCACCGTGGGTGGCGGCGACCAGTACTTCTCCTGGATCACGCTGCCCGACGAGATCGCGGCGATCGTGACGATCCTGGAGAACAACATCACCGGTCCGGTCAACCTGTGCGCGCCCAATCCGGTGCGGTTCACCGTTTTCGCCAAGGCGCTGGGCTCAGCGCTGCACCGCCCGGCACGGCTGGCCGTGCCGGGTTTCGTGGTGCGCGGACTCGGCGGTGAAATGGCCGAGGAAATGATTCTGTATTCCCAGCGCGTTGTACCGCAGGTGCTCACCAACAGCGGTTTCACCTTCGCCCATCCCGACATCGACGCGGCATTGGAGTACGCCGGTGCCTGA
- the lipB gene encoding lipoyl(octanoyl) transferase LipB, whose product MSAGPVEIRRLGVVDYREAYDLQHRLAAERADGILDHDVLLLLEHPSTYTAGKRTEDSDRPTDGSPVIDVDRGGRITWHGPGQLVGYPIIRLAEPLDVVEYVRRLESALIAVCAGLGVVTGRVDGRSGVWISDDAGERKLGQIGIRVARGVALHGFALNVDPDMSAFAAIVPCGIADAGVTSLARELHRPLSVTDVIDDVCARIAEALDAPRPSSPGRVGNPAATDIRPTPDPDIHGTAAPGPMSPTRVGSAQ is encoded by the coding sequence ATGAGCGCCGGCCCCGTCGAGATCCGCCGGCTCGGCGTCGTGGACTACCGTGAGGCCTACGACCTGCAGCACCGGCTCGCGGCCGAGCGGGCCGACGGCATCCTCGATCACGACGTGCTGCTGCTGCTCGAGCACCCGTCCACCTACACCGCGGGCAAACGCACCGAGGACTCCGACCGTCCCACCGACGGCTCGCCGGTCATCGACGTCGACCGCGGCGGCCGCATCACCTGGCACGGCCCCGGTCAGCTCGTCGGCTACCCGATCATCCGGCTCGCCGAACCGCTCGACGTGGTCGAGTACGTGCGCCGGCTGGAGTCGGCGCTCATCGCGGTGTGCGCCGGTCTCGGCGTCGTCACCGGACGTGTCGACGGCCGGTCCGGGGTGTGGATCAGCGACGATGCCGGCGAGCGGAAGCTCGGTCAGATCGGTATCCGCGTGGCCCGGGGTGTGGCGCTGCACGGTTTCGCGCTCAACGTGGACCCGGACATGTCGGCGTTCGCCGCGATCGTCCCCTGCGGCATCGCCGATGCCGGCGTCACCTCACTCGCCCGTGAACTGCACCGGCCGCTCTCGGTGACCGATGTCATCGACGACGTGTGTGCCCGGATCGCCGAGGCGCTGGACGCTCCGCGTCCTTCCTCCCCCGGTCGGGTCGGCAACCCCGCTGCCACCGACATCCGGCCCACCCCCGACCCAGATATCCACGGCACCGCGGCCCCGGGCCCGATGTCCCCGACGCGCGTAGGATCAGCACAGTGA
- the lipA gene encoding lipoyl synthase, with protein MLRLEIRNAQTPIERKPKWIRTRATMGPEYSELKGLVKREGLHTVCEEAGCPNIYECWEDREATFLIGGEQCTRRCDFCQIDTGKPAALDLDEPRRVAESVQAMGLRYSTITGVARDDLPDEGAWLYAETVRAIHRLNPGTGVENLIPDFHAKPDLLAEVFDARPEVLAHNLETVPRIFKRIRPAFRYERSLDVLTAARDVGLVTKSNLILGMGETPEEVREALTDLYEAGCDIVTITQYLRPSPRHHPVERWVKPEEFVEHSRFAEELGFAGVMAGPLVRSSYRAGRLYAQAMARHGRELSESLVHLAAEGTASQEASSVLARMAR; from the coding sequence CTGCTGCGCCTGGAGATCCGCAACGCCCAGACCCCCATCGAGCGCAAACCCAAGTGGATCAGGACCCGGGCCACGATGGGCCCGGAGTACAGCGAGCTCAAGGGTCTGGTGAAGCGGGAGGGCCTGCACACGGTGTGCGAGGAGGCGGGCTGCCCCAACATCTACGAATGTTGGGAGGATCGCGAGGCGACGTTCCTGATCGGCGGGGAGCAGTGCACCAGGCGTTGCGACTTCTGCCAGATCGACACGGGCAAACCGGCCGCACTCGACCTCGACGAACCGCGCCGCGTCGCCGAAAGCGTGCAGGCGATGGGGCTTCGCTATTCGACGATCACCGGCGTGGCCCGCGATGACCTGCCCGACGAGGGCGCCTGGCTGTACGCCGAGACGGTCCGCGCAATCCACCGGCTCAACCCGGGTACGGGTGTGGAGAACCTGATCCCCGACTTCCACGCCAAACCCGATCTGCTGGCGGAGGTGTTCGACGCCCGCCCGGAGGTGCTGGCGCACAATCTGGAGACGGTGCCGCGCATCTTCAAACGCATCCGGCCGGCCTTCCGCTACGAACGGTCCCTCGACGTGCTCACCGCGGCACGTGATGTCGGTCTCGTCACCAAGTCGAATCTGATCCTGGGGATGGGTGAGACCCCGGAGGAGGTCCGCGAGGCCCTCACCGATCTGTACGAGGCCGGCTGTGACATCGTCACCATCACCCAGTACCTGCGCCCTTCTCCCCGGCATCATCCGGTGGAACGCTGGGTCAAGCCGGAGGAGTTCGTCGAACACTCGCGGTTCGCCGAGGAACTCGGCTTCGCCGGGGTGATGGCCGGGCCGCTGGTGCGCTCGTCCTACCGCGCCGGTCGCCTGTACGCGCAGGCGATGGCCCGGCACGGGCGGGAGCTGTCCGAGTCGCTGGTGCATCTGGCCGCCGAGGGTACGGCCAGCCAGGAGGCATCGAGCGTGCTCGCCCGCATGGCTCGCTGA
- a CDS encoding DUF4191 domain-containing protein produces MAKAKSAVSKEAKAAAKQARKQASKERRQQLWQAFQMQRKDDKRLIPYMVGAFLLVVALGVLVGFLIGAPWLFIPLSIVLGVLAAFILFGRRVQSSVYKKAEGQPGAAGWALGNMRGQWRVKQAVVGTSHLDAVHRVIGKPGVIFVAEGNSGRIKQLLAQEKKKAARIVGDTPIYEIIVGNDEGQVPLSKLERHINKLPRNIDGKRIDALEGRLQALGGKSGAAGMPKGPLPTGAKMRGMQRTARRRS; encoded by the coding sequence ATGGCAAAGGCGAAGTCGGCGGTCAGCAAAGAAGCGAAGGCCGCGGCCAAACAGGCACGTAAGCAGGCGTCGAAAGAACGGCGTCAGCAGCTCTGGCAGGCGTTCCAGATGCAACGCAAGGACGACAAGCGCCTCATCCCGTACATGGTCGGGGCATTCCTGCTGGTCGTCGCGCTCGGTGTCCTGGTGGGCTTCCTGATCGGCGCACCGTGGCTGTTCATCCCGCTGAGCATCGTGCTCGGTGTGCTCGCCGCGTTCATCCTGTTCGGCCGCCGCGTACAGAGCTCGGTGTATAAGAAGGCCGAGGGACAACCCGGTGCCGCCGGGTGGGCGCTGGGCAACATGCGTGGTCAGTGGCGGGTCAAGCAGGCAGTGGTGGGCACCTCGCACCTGGACGCCGTGCACCGGGTGATCGGTAAACCGGGGGTGATCTTCGTCGCCGAAGGCAACTCGGGCCGCATCAAACAACTGCTCGCACAGGAGAAGAAGAAGGCCGCCCGCATCGTCGGCGACACCCCCATCTACGAGATCATCGTCGGCAACGACGAGGGTCAGGTGCCGTTGTCCAAGCTGGAACGGCATATCAACAAGCTGCCCCGCAACATCGACGGCAAACGTATCGACGCACTCGAGGGCAGGTTGCAGGCGCTGGGCGGAAAGTCGGGTGCGGCCGGTATGCCGAAGGGTCCGTTGCCCACCGGCGCCAAGATGCGCGGTATGCAACGTACCGCCCGTCGGCGCAGCTGA
- a CDS encoding PQQ-binding-like beta-propeller repeat protein, protein MGRIAGFTLFGLGVVSALVMALIAAVAVPVQLNGTSSRITLKQVEAGESITLTSMPAQPDNRWENDATTLFGQSRSVKYLMIRTADADMAIVAGLSSDQGPAPIMAVDPTDGKPLWDAPSPVLATWCAISRDKKLACLRNDSNSASSTQVAFIDPADGSELRTVTVTAPGSAKIQRAGNGFVVWTRKYDSDGNKSQASIAWVSSDGAKQWNRQPRIGQDDLTLSEAGNVVAVREDTKSASVYQMDTGALLYDSTDDKFAFTEESDKKSRIGSVDVYMSAVPHAGGFAVSYRSIYQSVIKFYDSNGIHIKDIDDIQLPSYADGTESAAVVFQREGKSSDYTTGVIRTTDHSVLWEDSAGFTYSTDVETVAGTFVVESDYENDEKKWQVYKLADGARLATFTTSIYQKIVGSDGERIVFDGDRTSDEPGPGAITAYDSVTGKEVWRVKSTESADDVNLRMVGPYLFWYNASTGTRQASLIRYG, encoded by the coding sequence ATGGGGAGAATCGCAGGTTTTACGCTGTTCGGCCTCGGCGTCGTCAGCGCTCTCGTCATGGCGCTCATCGCGGCCGTGGCGGTGCCGGTCCAGCTGAACGGCACCTCATCGAGGATCACGCTCAAACAGGTGGAGGCGGGCGAGTCCATCACACTCACGTCGATGCCCGCGCAGCCGGACAACCGCTGGGAGAACGACGCCACCACGCTGTTCGGACAGTCACGCAGCGTGAAGTACCTGATGATCCGCACGGCCGACGCCGACATGGCGATCGTCGCCGGGTTGTCGAGCGACCAGGGGCCCGCGCCTATCATGGCCGTCGACCCCACCGACGGGAAGCCGCTGTGGGACGCACCCAGTCCGGTCCTGGCCACATGGTGCGCCATCAGCCGGGACAAGAAGCTGGCGTGCCTGCGGAACGACAGCAACTCCGCGAGCTCCACCCAGGTCGCGTTCATCGACCCGGCCGACGGCTCCGAACTACGCACCGTCACCGTCACGGCACCCGGAAGTGCCAAGATCCAGCGCGCCGGCAACGGATTCGTGGTGTGGACCAGAAAATACGACTCCGACGGCAACAAGTCGCAGGCCTCGATCGCCTGGGTCAGCTCCGACGGCGCAAAGCAGTGGAACAGGCAGCCGCGGATCGGCCAGGACGACCTGACCCTGTCCGAAGCCGGCAATGTGGTCGCCGTCCGCGAAGACACAAAGTCGGCGTCGGTGTATCAGATGGACACCGGCGCGCTGCTGTACGACTCCACCGACGACAAGTTCGCCTTCACAGAGGAATCGGACAAGAAGAGCCGCATCGGCAGCGTGGATGTGTACATGAGCGCGGTACCGCACGCCGGGGGATTCGCGGTCAGCTACCGCTCGATATATCAGTCGGTGATCAAGTTCTACGACAGCAACGGCATCCACATCAAGGACATCGACGACATCCAGCTCCCGTCCTACGCCGACGGCACCGAAAGCGCGGCCGTGGTGTTCCAGCGGGAGGGCAAGAGCTCCGACTACACCACCGGCGTGATCAGGACGACGGACCATTCGGTGCTGTGGGAGGACTCGGCGGGGTTCACCTATTCCACTGACGTCGAGACCGTCGCCGGTACCTTCGTGGTCGAAAGCGATTACGAGAACGACGAGAAGAAGTGGCAGGTGTACAAGCTCGCCGACGGTGCCCGTCTGGCGACCTTCACCACCAGCATCTATCAGAAGATCGTCGGCAGTGACGGAGAACGGATCGTGTTCGACGGAGACCGCACCTCGGACGAACCCGGTCCCGGCGCGATAACCGCGTACGACAGCGTCACCGGAAAAGAGGTGTGGCGCGTCAAGTCGACCGAAAGCGCAGACGACGTCAACCTGCGGATGGTCGGCCCGTACCTGTTCTGGTACAACGCGAGCACCGGCACCCGTCAGGCATCCCTGATCCGCTACGGATAG